A window from Macaca fascicularis isolate 582-1 chromosome 20, T2T-MFA8v1.1 encodes these proteins:
- the SALL1 gene encoding sal-like protein 1 isoform X1: MSGRPRLTCWGRGRGGECRWPPVVPETVQTDGGSVGVWLAKFISASLPPTIAPSAPQNLYGDTEKGQPSRPTKSKDAHVCGRCCAEFFELSDLLLHKKNCTKNQLVLIVNENPASPPETFSPSPPPDNPDEQMSDTVNKTDQVDCSDLSEHNGLDREESMEVEAPVANKSGSGLSSGSHSSTAPSSSSSSSSSSSSSGSSTGTSAITTSLPQLGDLTTLGNFSVINSNVIIENLQSTKVAVAQFSQEARCGGASGGKLAVPALMEQLLALQQQQIHQLQLIEQIRHQILLLASQNADLPTSSSPSQGTLRTSANPLSTLSSHLSQQLAAAAGLAQSLASQSASISGVKQLPPIQLPQSSSGNTIIPSNSGSSPSMNILAAAVTTPSSEKVASSAGASHVSNPAVSSSSSPAFAISSLLSPASNPLLPQPAPANSVFPSPLPNIGTTAEDLNSLSALAQQRKSKPPNVTAFEAKSTSDEAFFKHKCRFCAKVFGSDSALQIHLRSHTGERPFKCNICGNRFSTKGNLKVHFQRHKEKYPHIQMNPYPVPEHLDNIPTSTGIPYGMSIPPEKPVTSWLDTKPVLPTLTTSVGLPLPPTLPSLIPFIKTEEPAPIPISHSATSPPGSVKSDSGGPEPATRNLGGLPEEAEGSALPPSGGKSEESGMVTNSVPTASSSALSSPAADCGPVGSATTFTNPLLPLMSEQFKAKFPFGGLLDSAQASETSKLQQLVENIDKKATDPNECIICHRVLSCQSALKMHYRTHTGERPFKCKICGRAFTTKGNLKTHYSVHRAMPPLRVQHSCPICQKKFTNAVVLQQHIRMHMGGQIPNTPVPDSYPESMESDTGSFDEKNFDDLDNFSDENMEDCPEGSIPDTPKSADASQDSLSSSPLPLEMSSIAALENQMKMINAGLAEQLQASLKSVENGSVEGDVLTNDSSSVGGDMESQSAGSPAISESTSSMQALSPSNSTQEFHKSPSVEEKPQRAVPSEFANGLSPTPVNGGALDLTSSHAEKIIKEDSLGILFPFRDRGKFKNTACDICGKTFACQSALDIHYRSHTKERPFICTVCNRGFSTKGNLKQHMLTHQMRDLPSQLFEPSSNLGPNQNSAVIPANSLSSLIKTEVNGFVHISPQDSKDTPTSHIPSGPLSSSATSPVLLPALPRRTPKQHYCNTCGKTFSSSSALQIHERTHTGEKPFACTICGRAFTTKGNLKVHMGTHMWNSTPARRGRRLSVDGPMTFLGGNPVKFPEMFQKDLAARSGSGDPSSFWNQYAAALSNGLAMKANEISVIQNGGIPPIPGSLGSGNSSPISGLTGNLERLQNSEPNAPLAGLEKMASSENGTNFRFTRFVEDSKEIVTS, translated from the exons GAGACACAGAAAAGGGTCAACCGAGTCGCCCTACTAAGAGCAAGGATGCCCACGTCTGTGGCCGGTGCTGTGCCGAGTTCTTCGAATTATCAGATCTTCTGCTCCACAAGAAGAACTGTACTAAAAATCAATTAGTTTTAATCGTAAATGAAAATCCAGCCTCCCCACCCGAAAccttctcccccagccccccTCCCGATAATCCTGATGAACAAATGAGTGACACAGTTAACAAAACAGATCAAGTGGACTGCAGCGACCTTTCAGAACACAACGGACTTGACAGGGAAGAGTCCATGGAGGTGGAGGCCCCGGTTGCTAACAAAAGCGGCAGCGGCCTTTCCAGCGGCAGCCACAGCAGTACCgcccccagcagcagcagcagcagcagcagcagcagcagcagcagcggctcCTCCACAGGTACCTCAGCGATCACAACCTCTCTACCTCAACTCGGGGACCTGACAACACTGGGCAACTTCTCCGTGATCAACAGCAACGTCATCATCGAGAACCTCCAGAGCACCAAGGTGGCGGTGGCCCAGTTCTCCCAGGAAGCGAGGTGCGGCGGGGCCTCTGGGGGCAAGCTGGCCGTCCCAGCCCTCATGGAACAGCTCCTAGctctgcagcagcagcagatcCACCAGCTGCAATTGATCGAACAGATTCGTCACCAAATATTGCTGTTGGCTTCTCAGAACGCAGACTTGCCAACATCTTCTAGTCCTTCTCAAGGTACTTTACGAACATCTGCCAACCCCTTGTCCACGCTAAGTTCCCATTTATCTCAGCAGCTGGCAGCAGCAGCTGGATTGGCACAGAGCCTCGCCAGCCAATCTGCCAGCATTAGTGGTGTGAAACAGCTACCCCCAATCCAGCTACCTCAGAGCAGTTCTGGCAACACCATCATTCCATCCAACAGCGGCTCTTCTCCCAGTATGAACATATTGGCAGCGGCAGTTACCACCCCGTCCTCTGAAAAAGTGGCTTCAAGTGCTGGGGCCTCCCATGTCAGCAACCCAGCGGTCTCATCATCGTCCTCACCAGCTTTTGCAATAAGCAGTTTATTAAGTCCTGCGTCTAATCCACTTCTACCTCAGCCAGCCCCCGCTAACTCGGTTTTCCCCAGCCCTTTGCCCAACATCGGAACAACTGCAGAGGATTTAAACTCCTTGTCTGCCTTGGCCCAGCAAAGAAAAAGCAAGCCACCAAATGTCACTGCCTTTGAAGCGAAAAGTACTTCCGATGAGGCATTCTTCAAACACAAGTGCAGGTTCTGTGCGAAGGTCTTTGGGAGTGACAGTGCCTTGCAGATCCACTTGCGTTCCCATACCGGAGAGAGGCCGTTCAAGTGCAACATCTGCGGGAACAGGTTCTCCACCAAGGGGAATCTGAAAGTCCACTTTCAGCGCCACAAAGAGAAATACCCTCATATCCAGATGAACCCCTATCCTGTGCCTGAGCATTTGGACAATATCCCCACGAGTACTGGCATCCCATACGGCATGTCCATCCCTCCAGAGAAGCCAGTCACCAGCTGGCTAGACACCAAACCAGTCCTGCCTACTCTGACCACTTCAGTCGGCCTGCCGTTGCCCCCGACCCTCCCAAGCCTCATACCCTTCATCAAGACAGAAGAGCCAGCCCCCATCCCCATCAGCCATTCTGCCACCAGCCCCCCAGGCTCAGTCAAAAGTGACTCCGGGGGCCCTGAGCCGGCCACGAGAAACCTAGGTGGGCTCCCAGAGGAAGCCGAAGGGTCCGCTCTGCCACCCTCCGGTGGCAAAAGCGAAGAGAGTGGCATGGTCACCAACTCAGTCCCAACGGCGAGCAGTAGCGCCCTGAGCTCCCCAGCGGCAGACTGCGGCCCCGTGGGCAGTGCCACCACTTTCACCAACCCTTTGTTGCCGCTCATGTCCGAGCAGTTCAAGGCCAAGTTTCCTTTTGGGGGACTCCTGGACTCAGCCCAGGCATCAGAGACGTCCAAGCTTCAGCAACTGGTAGAAAACATTGACAAGAAGGCCACTGACCCCAATGAGTGCATCATCTGCCACCGGGTTCTCAGCTGCCAGAGCGCCTTGAAAATGCACTACAGGACACACACCGGGGAGAGGCCCTTTAAGTGTAAGATCTGTGGCCGGGCTTTCACCACGAAAGGGAATCTTAAAACCCACTACAGTGTCCATCGTGCTATGCCCCCACTCAGAGTCCAGCATTCCTGCCCCATCTGCCAGAAGAAGTTCACGAACGCTGTGGTCCTGCAGCAGCACATCCGAATGCATATGGGAGGCCAGATCCCCAACACCCCAGTCCCCGACAGCTACCCTGAGTCCATGGAGTCCGACACAGGTTCCTTCGATGAGAAAAATTTTGATGACCTAGACAACTTCTCCGATGAAAACATGGAAGACTGTCCTGAGGGCAGCATCCCCGATACACCTAAGTCTGCAGACGCCTCCCAAGACAGCTTATCCTCTTCGCCTTTGCCCCTCGAGATGTCGAGCATCGCTGCTTTGGAAAATCAGATGAAGATGATCAATGCTGGCCTGGCAGAGCAGCTGCAGGCCAGCCTGAAGTCAGTGGAGAATGGGTCGGTCGAGGGGGATGTCCTGACCAATGATTCATCCTCAGTGGGTGGTGACATGGAGAGCCAAAGTGCTGGCAGCCCAGCCATCTCAGAGTCTACCTCTTCCATGCAGGCTCTGTCCCCGTCCAACAGCACCCAGGAGTTCCACAAGTCACCCAGCGTTGAGGAGAAACCACAGAGAGCGGTCCCAAGTGAGTTTGCCAATGGTTTGTCTCCCACCCCAGTGAATGGTGGGGCTTTGGATTTGACATCTAGTCACGCAGAGAAAATCATCAAAGAAGATTCTTTGGGGATCCTCTTCCCTTTTAGAGACCGgggtaaatttaaaaacactgctTGTGACATTTGTGGCAAAACATTTGCTTGTCAGAGTGCCTTGGACATTCACTATAGAAGTCATACCAAAGAGAGACCATTTATTTGCACAGTTTGCAATCGTGGCTTTTCCACAAAGGGTAATTTGAAGCAGCACATGTTGACACATCAGATGCGAGATCTGCCATCCCAGCTCTTTGAGCCCAGTTCCAACCTCGGCCCCAATCAGAACTCGGCGGTGATTCCCGCCAACTCGTTGTCATCTCTCATCAAAACAGAGGTCAACGGCTTCGTGCATATTTCTCCTCAGGACAGTAAGGACACCCCCACCAGTCATATCCCGTCTGGGCCTCTGTCTTCCTCTGCCACATCCCCAGTTCTGCTCCCTGCTCTGCCCAGGAGAACTCCCAAGCAGCACTACTGCAACACGTGTGGCAAAACCTTTTCCTCGTCGAGTGCCCTGCAGATTCACGagagaactcacactggagagaaaccctttGCTTGCACTATTTGTGGAAGAGCTTTCACGACTAAAGGCAATCTTAAG GTACACATGGGCACTCACATGTGGAATAGCACCCCTGCACGACGGGGTCGGCGGCTGTCTGTGGATGGCCCCATGACATTTCTAGGAGGCAATCCCGTCAAGTTCCCAGAAATGTTCCAGAAGGATTTGGCGGCAAGATCAGGAAGTGGGGATCCTTCCAGCTTCTGGAATCAGTATGCAGCAGCGCTCTCCAACGGGCTGGCGATGAAGGCCAACGAGATCTCCGTCATTCAGAATGGTGGCATCCCTCCAATTCCTGGAAGCCTCGGCAGTGGGAACAGCTCACCTATTAGTGGGCTGACAGGAAACCTGGAGAGGCTCCAGAACTCAGAGCCCAATGCTCCCCTGGCCGGCCTGGAGAAAATGGCAAGCAGTGAGAACGGAACCAACTTCCGCTTCACCCGCTTCGTGGAGGACAGCAAGGAGATTGTCACGAGTTAA
- the SALL1 gene encoding sal-like protein 1 isoform X2 has product MSRRKQAKPQHFQSDPEVASLPRRDGDTEKGQPSRPTKSKDAHVCGRCCAEFFELSDLLLHKKNCTKNQLVLIVNENPASPPETFSPSPPPDNPDEQMSDTVNKTDQVDCSDLSEHNGLDREESMEVEAPVANKSGSGLSSGSHSSTAPSSSSSSSSSSSSSGSSTGTSAITTSLPQLGDLTTLGNFSVINSNVIIENLQSTKVAVAQFSQEARCGGASGGKLAVPALMEQLLALQQQQIHQLQLIEQIRHQILLLASQNADLPTSSSPSQGTLRTSANPLSTLSSHLSQQLAAAAGLAQSLASQSASISGVKQLPPIQLPQSSSGNTIIPSNSGSSPSMNILAAAVTTPSSEKVASSAGASHVSNPAVSSSSSPAFAISSLLSPASNPLLPQPAPANSVFPSPLPNIGTTAEDLNSLSALAQQRKSKPPNVTAFEAKSTSDEAFFKHKCRFCAKVFGSDSALQIHLRSHTGERPFKCNICGNRFSTKGNLKVHFQRHKEKYPHIQMNPYPVPEHLDNIPTSTGIPYGMSIPPEKPVTSWLDTKPVLPTLTTSVGLPLPPTLPSLIPFIKTEEPAPIPISHSATSPPGSVKSDSGGPEPATRNLGGLPEEAEGSALPPSGGKSEESGMVTNSVPTASSSALSSPAADCGPVGSATTFTNPLLPLMSEQFKAKFPFGGLLDSAQASETSKLQQLVENIDKKATDPNECIICHRVLSCQSALKMHYRTHTGERPFKCKICGRAFTTKGNLKTHYSVHRAMPPLRVQHSCPICQKKFTNAVVLQQHIRMHMGGQIPNTPVPDSYPESMESDTGSFDEKNFDDLDNFSDENMEDCPEGSIPDTPKSADASQDSLSSSPLPLEMSSIAALENQMKMINAGLAEQLQASLKSVENGSVEGDVLTNDSSSVGGDMESQSAGSPAISESTSSMQALSPSNSTQEFHKSPSVEEKPQRAVPSEFANGLSPTPVNGGALDLTSSHAEKIIKEDSLGILFPFRDRGKFKNTACDICGKTFACQSALDIHYRSHTKERPFICTVCNRGFSTKGNLKQHMLTHQMRDLPSQLFEPSSNLGPNQNSAVIPANSLSSLIKTEVNGFVHISPQDSKDTPTSHIPSGPLSSSATSPVLLPALPRRTPKQHYCNTCGKTFSSSSALQIHERTHTGEKPFACTICGRAFTTKGNLKVHMGTHMWNSTPARRGRRLSVDGPMTFLGGNPVKFPEMFQKDLAARSGSGDPSSFWNQYAAALSNGLAMKANEISVIQNGGIPPIPGSLGSGNSSPISGLTGNLERLQNSEPNAPLAGLEKMASSENGTNFRFTRFVEDSKEIVTS; this is encoded by the exons GAGACACAGAAAAGGGTCAACCGAGTCGCCCTACTAAGAGCAAGGATGCCCACGTCTGTGGCCGGTGCTGTGCCGAGTTCTTCGAATTATCAGATCTTCTGCTCCACAAGAAGAACTGTACTAAAAATCAATTAGTTTTAATCGTAAATGAAAATCCAGCCTCCCCACCCGAAAccttctcccccagccccccTCCCGATAATCCTGATGAACAAATGAGTGACACAGTTAACAAAACAGATCAAGTGGACTGCAGCGACCTTTCAGAACACAACGGACTTGACAGGGAAGAGTCCATGGAGGTGGAGGCCCCGGTTGCTAACAAAAGCGGCAGCGGCCTTTCCAGCGGCAGCCACAGCAGTACCgcccccagcagcagcagcagcagcagcagcagcagcagcagcagcggctcCTCCACAGGTACCTCAGCGATCACAACCTCTCTACCTCAACTCGGGGACCTGACAACACTGGGCAACTTCTCCGTGATCAACAGCAACGTCATCATCGAGAACCTCCAGAGCACCAAGGTGGCGGTGGCCCAGTTCTCCCAGGAAGCGAGGTGCGGCGGGGCCTCTGGGGGCAAGCTGGCCGTCCCAGCCCTCATGGAACAGCTCCTAGctctgcagcagcagcagatcCACCAGCTGCAATTGATCGAACAGATTCGTCACCAAATATTGCTGTTGGCTTCTCAGAACGCAGACTTGCCAACATCTTCTAGTCCTTCTCAAGGTACTTTACGAACATCTGCCAACCCCTTGTCCACGCTAAGTTCCCATTTATCTCAGCAGCTGGCAGCAGCAGCTGGATTGGCACAGAGCCTCGCCAGCCAATCTGCCAGCATTAGTGGTGTGAAACAGCTACCCCCAATCCAGCTACCTCAGAGCAGTTCTGGCAACACCATCATTCCATCCAACAGCGGCTCTTCTCCCAGTATGAACATATTGGCAGCGGCAGTTACCACCCCGTCCTCTGAAAAAGTGGCTTCAAGTGCTGGGGCCTCCCATGTCAGCAACCCAGCGGTCTCATCATCGTCCTCACCAGCTTTTGCAATAAGCAGTTTATTAAGTCCTGCGTCTAATCCACTTCTACCTCAGCCAGCCCCCGCTAACTCGGTTTTCCCCAGCCCTTTGCCCAACATCGGAACAACTGCAGAGGATTTAAACTCCTTGTCTGCCTTGGCCCAGCAAAGAAAAAGCAAGCCACCAAATGTCACTGCCTTTGAAGCGAAAAGTACTTCCGATGAGGCATTCTTCAAACACAAGTGCAGGTTCTGTGCGAAGGTCTTTGGGAGTGACAGTGCCTTGCAGATCCACTTGCGTTCCCATACCGGAGAGAGGCCGTTCAAGTGCAACATCTGCGGGAACAGGTTCTCCACCAAGGGGAATCTGAAAGTCCACTTTCAGCGCCACAAAGAGAAATACCCTCATATCCAGATGAACCCCTATCCTGTGCCTGAGCATTTGGACAATATCCCCACGAGTACTGGCATCCCATACGGCATGTCCATCCCTCCAGAGAAGCCAGTCACCAGCTGGCTAGACACCAAACCAGTCCTGCCTACTCTGACCACTTCAGTCGGCCTGCCGTTGCCCCCGACCCTCCCAAGCCTCATACCCTTCATCAAGACAGAAGAGCCAGCCCCCATCCCCATCAGCCATTCTGCCACCAGCCCCCCAGGCTCAGTCAAAAGTGACTCCGGGGGCCCTGAGCCGGCCACGAGAAACCTAGGTGGGCTCCCAGAGGAAGCCGAAGGGTCCGCTCTGCCACCCTCCGGTGGCAAAAGCGAAGAGAGTGGCATGGTCACCAACTCAGTCCCAACGGCGAGCAGTAGCGCCCTGAGCTCCCCAGCGGCAGACTGCGGCCCCGTGGGCAGTGCCACCACTTTCACCAACCCTTTGTTGCCGCTCATGTCCGAGCAGTTCAAGGCCAAGTTTCCTTTTGGGGGACTCCTGGACTCAGCCCAGGCATCAGAGACGTCCAAGCTTCAGCAACTGGTAGAAAACATTGACAAGAAGGCCACTGACCCCAATGAGTGCATCATCTGCCACCGGGTTCTCAGCTGCCAGAGCGCCTTGAAAATGCACTACAGGACACACACCGGGGAGAGGCCCTTTAAGTGTAAGATCTGTGGCCGGGCTTTCACCACGAAAGGGAATCTTAAAACCCACTACAGTGTCCATCGTGCTATGCCCCCACTCAGAGTCCAGCATTCCTGCCCCATCTGCCAGAAGAAGTTCACGAACGCTGTGGTCCTGCAGCAGCACATCCGAATGCATATGGGAGGCCAGATCCCCAACACCCCAGTCCCCGACAGCTACCCTGAGTCCATGGAGTCCGACACAGGTTCCTTCGATGAGAAAAATTTTGATGACCTAGACAACTTCTCCGATGAAAACATGGAAGACTGTCCTGAGGGCAGCATCCCCGATACACCTAAGTCTGCAGACGCCTCCCAAGACAGCTTATCCTCTTCGCCTTTGCCCCTCGAGATGTCGAGCATCGCTGCTTTGGAAAATCAGATGAAGATGATCAATGCTGGCCTGGCAGAGCAGCTGCAGGCCAGCCTGAAGTCAGTGGAGAATGGGTCGGTCGAGGGGGATGTCCTGACCAATGATTCATCCTCAGTGGGTGGTGACATGGAGAGCCAAAGTGCTGGCAGCCCAGCCATCTCAGAGTCTACCTCTTCCATGCAGGCTCTGTCCCCGTCCAACAGCACCCAGGAGTTCCACAAGTCACCCAGCGTTGAGGAGAAACCACAGAGAGCGGTCCCAAGTGAGTTTGCCAATGGTTTGTCTCCCACCCCAGTGAATGGTGGGGCTTTGGATTTGACATCTAGTCACGCAGAGAAAATCATCAAAGAAGATTCTTTGGGGATCCTCTTCCCTTTTAGAGACCGgggtaaatttaaaaacactgctTGTGACATTTGTGGCAAAACATTTGCTTGTCAGAGTGCCTTGGACATTCACTATAGAAGTCATACCAAAGAGAGACCATTTATTTGCACAGTTTGCAATCGTGGCTTTTCCACAAAGGGTAATTTGAAGCAGCACATGTTGACACATCAGATGCGAGATCTGCCATCCCAGCTCTTTGAGCCCAGTTCCAACCTCGGCCCCAATCAGAACTCGGCGGTGATTCCCGCCAACTCGTTGTCATCTCTCATCAAAACAGAGGTCAACGGCTTCGTGCATATTTCTCCTCAGGACAGTAAGGACACCCCCACCAGTCATATCCCGTCTGGGCCTCTGTCTTCCTCTGCCACATCCCCAGTTCTGCTCCCTGCTCTGCCCAGGAGAACTCCCAAGCAGCACTACTGCAACACGTGTGGCAAAACCTTTTCCTCGTCGAGTGCCCTGCAGATTCACGagagaactcacactggagagaaaccctttGCTTGCACTATTTGTGGAAGAGCTTTCACGACTAAAGGCAATCTTAAG GTACACATGGGCACTCACATGTGGAATAGCACCCCTGCACGACGGGGTCGGCGGCTGTCTGTGGATGGCCCCATGACATTTCTAGGAGGCAATCCCGTCAAGTTCCCAGAAATGTTCCAGAAGGATTTGGCGGCAAGATCAGGAAGTGGGGATCCTTCCAGCTTCTGGAATCAGTATGCAGCAGCGCTCTCCAACGGGCTGGCGATGAAGGCCAACGAGATCTCCGTCATTCAGAATGGTGGCATCCCTCCAATTCCTGGAAGCCTCGGCAGTGGGAACAGCTCACCTATTAGTGGGCTGACAGGAAACCTGGAGAGGCTCCAGAACTCAGAGCCCAATGCTCCCCTGGCCGGCCTGGAGAAAATGGCAAGCAGTGAGAACGGAACCAACTTCCGCTTCACCCGCTTCGTGGAGGACAGCAAGGAGATTGTCACGAGTTAA